One Spinacia oleracea cultivar Varoflay chromosome 4, BTI_SOV_V1, whole genome shotgun sequence DNA segment encodes these proteins:
- the LOC110783325 gene encoding rhodanese-like/PpiC domain-containing protein 12, chloroplastic, producing the protein MLSRASYSHHHLPSITFASSSSSLPFSAFRLSFNLSTFSLSSKHPQKLQFENFRFYNSSSTFTNKFNPARCFDRNSSIPSSILSVSPLSGCFSSSPTMMGRPSFKAFSTGSSSGGNREILVQHLLVKENDLNLLVELQKRIAGGEDLSDLAVEHSICPSKQEGGSLGWVNKGQMVPEFEEAAFSAPLDKVVRCKTKFGWHLLQVVSEREGSLLGEVQVSELQEKMQDPDFTEKAQLIDVREPEEIAKASLPGFQVLPLQQFGTWGPEITTKFDPQQDTYVMCHHGMRSMQVARWLQTQGFKKVFNITGGIHAYAVNVDPSVPTY; encoded by the exons ATGTTGAGCAGGGCATCTTACTCTCATCACCATCTACCCTCCATCACATTtgcatcatcatcttcatcactTCCCTTTTCTGCATTTAGACTCTCTTTCAATTTAtccacattttctctctcctctaaacaCCCTCAAAAGCTTCAATTTGAAAACTTCCGATTTTACAATTCTTCTTCAACTTTCACCAATAAATTCAATCCTGCAAGGTGTTTTGATCGAAATTCTAGCATACCCAGTTCGATTTTGAGTGTTTCACCACTTTCTGGCTGCTTCAGCTCATCCCCAACTATGATGGGTCGTCCTTCTTTCAAAG CGTTTTCAACCGGAAGTAGCTCTGGTGGCAATAGGGAAATACTGGTGCAACACTTGCTTGTCAAAGAAAATGACCTTAACCTTTTAGTGGAACTTCAGAAAAGGATTGCAGGAG GTGAGGATTTAAGTGATCTTGCTGTGGAACACTCTATTTGCCCGTCAAAACAAGAGGGCGGGTCACTTGGTTGGGTCAACAAAGGACAAATG GTACCAGAGTTTGAAGAAGCTGCATTTTCTGCACCATTAGACAAAGTTGTAAGATGTAAAACAAAGTTTGGATGGCACTTGCTGCAAGTCGTATCCGAGAG GGAAGGGTCGTTGCTTGGTGAAGTTCAAGTAAGTGAGCTGCAGGAGAAAATGCAGGATCCCGATTTCACAGAAAAGGCACAGTTGATCGATGTTCGAGAGCCAGAAGAAAT TGCCAAAGCATCTTTACCAGGTTTTCAAGTTCTTCCTCTTCAGCAATTTGGAACATGGGGACCCGAGATTACGACCAAGTTCGATCCACAACAAGACACTTATGTTATG TGTCACCATGGAATGCGATCAATGCAGGTTGCCAGATGGTTACAGACACAA GGCTTCAAGAAAGTGTTCAATATAACCGGAGGAATTCACGCGTATGCTGTGAACGTCGATCCTTCTGTTCCAACCTATTAA
- the LOC110783236 gene encoding calcium-dependent protein kinase 17, whose protein sequence is MGNCCPRGNTAPNEPLDNQKGATTTSGNNNAAGASPHKPDASPKPIASPSATKNSKSTQVGTVLGRPMEDVKATYNFGKELGRGQFGVTHLITNKATGELFACKTIAKRKLVNKEDIEDVRREVQIMHHLTGQPNIVELKGAYEDKHSVHLIMELCAGGELFDRIIAKGHFTERAAASLLRTIVQIVHTCHSMGVIHRDLKPENFLLLNKDENSPLKATDFGLSVFYKSGDTFKDIVGSAYYIAPEVLKRKYGPEVDIWSVGVMLYILLCGVPPFWAETEHGIFNAILRAHIDFTSDPWPSISPQAKDLVRRMLNSDPKQRLTAYQVLNHPWIKEDGEAPDTPLDNAVLDRLKQFKAMNNFKKVALRVIAGCLSEEEIMGLKEMFKSMDADNSGSITLEELKQGMQKQGTKLSEFEVKQLMEAADADGNGTIDYEEFITATMHMNRMDREEHLYTAFQYFDKDKSGYITMEELEQALQQYGMYDGRDIKEIVSEVDNDNDGRINYDEFVAMMRKGIPETGNLKKRRSMVL, encoded by the exons ATGGGCAATTGTTGCCCTCGAGGCAACACCGCCCCTAACGAACCCCTCGACAATCAAAAGGGTGCCACCACAACCTCCGGCAACAACAATGCTGCTGGTGCTAGCCCTCACAAACCGGATGCTTCCCCTAAGCCCATCGCTTCCCCCTCCGCCACCAAAAACTCCAAGTCGACCCAAGTTGGGACTGTCTTAGGCCGACCTATGGAGGATGTCAAGGCGACATATAACTTCGGGAAGGAGCTAGGTCGGGGCCAGTTTGGGGTGACCCATTTGATTACAAACAAGGCAACGGGGGAGCTATTCGCTTGTAAGACCATTGCAAAACGAAAACTGGTGAATAAGGAAGATATCGAAGATGTTAGGAGAGAAGTTCAGATTATGCATCATTTAACAGGACAACCAAACATTGTTGAGCTTAAGGGCGCCTATGAAGACAAGCATTCTGTACATTTGATCATGGAGCTTTGCGCCGGTGGGGAACTCTTTGATCGAATCATTGCGAAGGGTCACTTTACTGAACGCGCTGCTGCTTCCTTGCTTCGGACCATTGTTCAAATCGTTCATACTTGCCATTCTATGGGTGTTATTCACCGTGATCTGAAGCCTGAAAATTTCCTCCTTCTGAATAAGGATGAGAATTCTCCACTTAAGGCTACTGATTTTGGTCTTTCTGTCTTTTACAAGTCAG GTGATACATTCAAGGACATTGTAGGGAGTGCATATTACATTGCACCAGAAGTCTTGAAGAGAAAATATGGTCCAGAAGTTGATATTTGGAGTGTTGGGGTCATGTTATACATTCTTTTATGTGGTGTTCCTCCTTTCTGGGCTG AAACCGAACATGGTATATTCAATGCTATCTTAAGAGCTCATATTGACTTCACAAGCGATCCATGGCCATCAATTTCACCTCAGGCAAAAGATCTTGTTAGGAGGATGTTGAACTCTGATCCTAAACAAAGGCTTACTGCTTATCAAGTTCTTA ATCATCCATGGATTAAGGAGGATGGAGAGGCTCCTGATACTCCTCTTGACAATGCTGTCCTTGATAGGTTGAAACAGTTTAAGGCAATGAACAATTTCAAAAAAGTTGCTCTAAGG GTTATTGCTGGATGTCTATCGGAGGAAGAAATCATGGGACTAAAAGAGATGTTTAAGAGCATGGATGCGGACAATAGTGGGAGTATAACTCTTGAAGAGCTAAAGCAAGGCATGCAAAAGCAAGGGACTAAGTTATCTGAGTTTGAGGTGAAGCAGTTGATGGAAGCT GCGGATGCAGATGGAAACGGAACTATAGACTATGAGGAGTTTATCACAGCAACAATGCACATGAACAGAATGGACAGAGAAGAGCACTTGTATACCGCGTTCCAGTACTTTGACAAAGACAAGAGCGG GTACATCACAATGGAAGAGCTAGAACAAGCTCTACAACAGTATGGTATGTATGATGGAAGGGACATTAAGGAAATCGTTTCTGAAGTGGATAATGATAAT GATGGTCGAATAAACTACGATGAATTTGTGGCTATGATGAGGAAAGGGATTCCGGAGACAGGAAATCTGAAGAAAAGACGTAGTATGGTATTATAA